Proteins encoded within one genomic window of Balaenoptera musculus isolate JJ_BM4_2016_0621 chromosome 12, mBalMus1.pri.v3, whole genome shotgun sequence:
- the LOC118904926 gene encoding FUN14 domain-containing protein 2, with translation METSTPRAGSQLAPTAARRSASYRAESRRVSSRDELAETAAASQGNLEGNFESLDLAELAKKQPWRRKLFGQESGPSAGKYSVATQLLIGGVTGWCTGFIFQKVGRLAATALGGGFFLLQLANHTGYINVDGQRVEKDMKKAKEQLKIHKSNQIPTEVKSKLEEVVSFVKKNVLVTGGFFRGFLLGMAS, from the coding sequence ATGGAAACGTCTACCCCACGCGCCGGAAGCCAGCTCGCGCCGACGGCAGCGCGCCGCTCCGCGTCCTACCGCGCGGAGTCCCGACGGGTGTCATCGCGAGACGAGCTCGCCGAGACGGCCGCAGCCAGTCAAGGAAACTTGGAGGGAAATTTTGAGTCACTGGACCTTGCAGAACTTGCTAAAAAGCAGCCATGGCGGCGCAAGCTGTTTGGGCAGGAATCTGGGCCTTCAGCTGGAAAGTATAGCGTGGCAACCCAGCTGTTAATTGGAGGTGTCACTGGATGGTGCACGGGTTTCATATTCCAGAAGGTTGGAAGGTTGGCTGCCACAGCTCTGGGAGGTGGATTTTTCCTGCTTCAGCTTGCAAACCATACTGGCTACATCAACGTGGACGGGCAGCGGGTAGAGAAGGACATGAAGAAAGCCAAGGAACAGCTGAAGATCCACAAGAGCAACCAGATACCTACGGAGGTGAAAAGCAAACTAGAGGAGGTGGTGTCGTTTGTGAAGAAGAATGTTCTAGTGACTGGTGGATTTTTCAGAGGCTTTCTGCTAGGTATGGCATCCTAA